The following coding sequences lie in one Plasmodium sp. gorilla clade G2 genome assembly, chromosome: 11 genomic window:
- a CDS encoding tRNA nucleotidyltransferase, putative codes for MNIFGLLLLNLLINVIFILCNIKRKSKFLKRQLYSNELKHLKYKNDNMISRGIFNYNNKYRFLYIIIKKNYSNKIKRKNKIKQIGMMENINNMNNMNNINNMNNINNINNNNKCRCLSSSSHITSNIIGNTSYENVYINYLKDYIIDEKEKAIEKNIVNDEEQKNDKIYIPNNNMLNVKDIENVIHDRIRKEEENLFEFLKSVNERYNLNCTLRVVGGWVRDKFLNISNDDIDITVDNMKGAEFCNYIKEYIKEKENKNFNFGIIKINSDQSKHLETSSFSLFNFQVDIVNLRNEKYTEESRIPEIVIGTPEEDALRRDFTVNSLFYNLKNKNVEDYTGKGLFHLKNHIISTPLDPLATFLDDPLRIVRCIRFCGFFNFFLEKSIFNVLKNEDIKKAFTKKISKSRLSSEILKIFSYKCKNIILSLTLLNYSSYSSKIFQLPSNYFLKDEEVFEKIKKKDKINRALITSPQHYHSNDSVDKDHHIDNINDINYVSSNNNINKKKIHLQNVESNNICNNSTNTLSSNDIIQNKINNVSEQCDMNKENENNQCNNIMNIQNNDKQNFEEKWLFDGLNYIKFFKEIETNNLLKETFNNLDYKENMNYIQLCLFLLPLKNHFIYIKNGKTEYVVEYIIRESLKFPLKYSKFCINIFEGFTHLYNLYKNIDVLNFLKNKNHQEEHNIQIKGQTVLCLKKIGEKWNFVFLIFYIFHKFNELNKNYITSITTNNICLSDFVAELYQYIFKFNLQDSYNIKPFLKWPDIKHNFPNISPNQINEVYEQIIKFMAIHGENEKECIEYLKQHFIK; via the exons atgaatatttttggcttgcttcttttaaatttattgatcaatgtaatatttatactttgtaatataaaaagaaaaagtaaatttttaaaaaggcAATTATATTCAAATGAATTGAAACATTTGAAAtacaaaaatgataatatgataaGTAGaggtatatttaattataataataaatatagatttctgtatataataataaaaaaaaattatagtaataaaattaaaagaaaaaataaaataaagcaAATAGGAATGATGGaaaatatcaataatatgaataatatgaataatatcaataatatgaataatataaataatatcaataataataataaatgtagaTGTTTGAGTAGTAGTAGTCATATTACAAGTAATATAATTGGGAACACATCGTatgaaaatgtatatattaattacctaaaagattatataatagatgaaaaagaaaaggctatagaaaaaaatattgtaaatGATGAGGAACAAAAAAacgataaaatatatattccaaataataatatgttaaatgTTAAAGATATAGAAAATGTTATACATGATAGGATAcgaaaagaagaagaaaatttatttgaatttttaaaaagtgtAAATGAGAGATACAATTTAAATTGTACTTTACGTGTTGTTGGTGGTTGGGTTAGAGATaagtttttaaatatttctaatGATGATATAGATATAACAGTTGATAATATGAAAGGTGCTGAATtttgtaattatattaaagaatatataaaagagaaagaaaataaaaattttaattttggaattattaaaataaattcagATCAATCAAAACATTTAGAAACTTCAAGTTTtagtttatttaattttcaaGTAGATATTGTAAATttaagaaatgaaaaatatacagAAGAAAGTCGAATACCTGAAATTGTTATAGGTACACCAGAAGAAGATGCTTTAAGAAGAGATTTTACAGTGAATtccttattttataatttaaaaaataaaaatgttgaaGATTATACTGGTAAAGGgttatttcatttaaaaaatcatattattaGTACTCCATTAGATCCACTTGCTACTTTTCTTGATGATCCTCTAAGAATTGTTAGATGTATACGTTTTTGTGGATTCTTTAATTTCTTCTTAGAAAAATCCAtttttaatgttttaaaaaatgaagatattaaaaaagcatttactaaaaaaatatcaaaaagtAGATTATCATcagaaattttaaaaattttttcatacaaatgtaaaaatattattttatcctTAACGTTATTGAATTATAGTTCCTACTCTTCTAAAATATTTCAGTTACCatcaaattattttcttaaagatgaagaagtgtttgaaaaaattaaaaagaaggataaaataaatagagCACTTATTACATCTCCACAACATTATCATAGTAATGATAGTGTTGATAAGGATCAtcatatagataatataaatgatataaattatgtttcttcaaataataatataaataaaaaaaaaattcatttacAGAATGTagaaagtaataatatttgtaataattCTACTAATACTCTTTCatcaaatgatataatacaaaataaaattaataatgttTCTGAACAATGTGATATGAATaaggaaaatgaaaataaccaatgtaataatataatgaatatacaaaataatgataaacaaAATTTTGAAGAAAAATGGCTTTTTGATGGacttaattatataaaattttttaaagaaatagAAACAAATAACCTTTTAAAAGaaacatttaataatttagattataaagaaaatatgaattacatacaattatgtttatttttattaccattaaaaaatcattttatatatataaaaaatggaaaaacaGAATATGTGgttgaatatataattagaGAATCTCTAAAGTTTCCTTTAAAATATTCCAAATTTTGTATAAACATTTTTGAGGGGTTTactcatttatataatttatataaaaacatagatgttcttaattttttaaaaaataaaaatcatcaAGAAGAACataatatacaaattaaAGGTCAAACTGttttatgtttaaaaaaaattggagAGAAATGGAATTTTGTATTTctaatcttttatatttttcataaatttaatgaattaaataaaaattatataacatcAATAACAACTAATAATATATGCTTATCTGATTTTGTTGCTGAATTgtatcaatatatttttaaatttaatttacaagattcttataatattaagCCCTTTTTGAAATGGCCTGATATTAAGCACAACTTCCCAAATATTTCACCCAACCAAATAAATGAAGTCTATGAACAAATA ATTAAATTTATGGCTATTCATggtgaaaatgaaaaagagtgtattgaatatttaaaacaacattttataaaatga